One stretch of Corynebacterium imitans DNA includes these proteins:
- the smc gene encoding chromosome segregation protein SMC → MHLKSLTLKGFKSFASATTMKFEPGICAVVGPNGSGKSNVVDALAWVMGEQGAKNLRGGKMQDVIFAGAGDRKPLGRAEVTLTFDNSDKHLPIEYTEVAITRRMFRDGASEYEINGAKARLMDIQELLSDSGIGREMHIIVGQGKLSEILESRPEERRAFIEEAAGVLKHRRRKEKAQRKLTGMQANLDRLSDLTEELGKQLKPLARQAEAAKRAATVQSTLREARLSLAGHQVVTLRASLADATAAAQALAEQVETATAVLEEAEQTQAEIEYEQEEAQPQAEQAQKVWFELSTLAERVSATVRIATERAQHSGSQVPYAGQDPDQLLRRAEFADEEYAEALEAAEEAAEKLETLREEVAEKQEAFDDAEREHMAQVRAIADRREGVVRLLAQEESQQAAIIAAEEEVARLTELLEETRARARAAEQEAREAAEALTEVDTQRAPLDEEHVRAYTESDAADKRLEQLRAEQRERERAVFTLESRIATLVEQAPRPQAADALVDFAPLAGLLRAEEGMDRALAAALGAHAEALTGEVNTAAVDQLADAARTIVIDTNGGASWRLETDAKVDWLLDHVRVDDSVLGPVTRLLVDVAVAETLEAARELVAEDPRLRAVTHDGVLVGEGWVAAGTGTTTAVEVTAQIEQARGELEVAQAQLEELSGTLEGAKIAAEDARVTAASAKAALREHDAEAQRLSRDHERLEKQWQANSGEHERAAQRATEAEGRLAARREELAQTRDRLARVNAEDQPSEEPSSAQRDAAQQELAQVKAMEMEATLASRTAQQEAEQRAGRGDALRRQAEHEKHAKARHDAAMQKRRAQAELAQAVAEQGRDVAARVQDALARAGAERDRWQAGVAKLQAQLQQARSQVSAARQTLKRLTESSHNSEIAQSQAQVRIDEAEKKITESLGIAITDLLRDYTPGEDFDQASEKARLAQAEKDLRALGKVNPLALEEFKALEERYAFLSTQLDDVIQAREDLIGVINDVDGQILQLFTDAWKDVEAEFPRVFHTLFPGGEARLILTEPDDMLATGIEIEARPPGKKVKRLSLLSGGEKSLTALAFLVAIFRARPSPFYVLDEVEAALDDVNLRRLIALLKELREDSQLIVITHQKPTMDVANVLYGVTMRGDGVTRVLSQRMQPAAD, encoded by the coding sequence ATGCACCTGAAATCGCTGACGCTCAAAGGATTCAAGTCCTTCGCTTCGGCGACCACGATGAAGTTCGAGCCGGGCATCTGCGCCGTCGTCGGCCCGAACGGCTCGGGCAAGTCGAACGTGGTGGATGCGCTCGCGTGGGTGATGGGGGAGCAGGGCGCGAAGAATCTGCGCGGCGGCAAGATGCAGGACGTCATCTTCGCCGGTGCCGGCGACCGCAAGCCGCTGGGGCGTGCCGAGGTCACGCTCACCTTCGACAACAGCGACAAGCACCTGCCCATTGAGTACACCGAGGTGGCCATTACCCGCCGCATGTTCCGCGACGGCGCCTCCGAGTATGAGATCAACGGTGCGAAAGCCCGCCTGATGGACATCCAGGAGCTGCTGTCGGATTCTGGCATCGGCCGCGAGATGCACATCATCGTCGGCCAAGGCAAGCTCTCAGAAATCCTGGAATCGCGCCCGGAGGAGCGCCGCGCGTTTATCGAGGAAGCCGCGGGTGTGCTCAAGCACCGCCGCCGCAAGGAGAAGGCGCAGCGCAAGCTCACCGGCATGCAGGCCAACTTAGACCGCCTCAGCGATCTCACCGAGGAGCTGGGCAAACAGCTTAAACCGCTCGCCCGCCAGGCCGAGGCCGCCAAGCGCGCCGCCACCGTGCAGTCCACGCTGCGCGAGGCCCGTCTCTCACTCGCCGGGCACCAGGTGGTCACGCTGCGCGCCTCGCTTGCCGACGCCACCGCCGCCGCCCAAGCACTCGCCGAGCAAGTCGAAACCGCCACGGCCGTGCTCGAGGAAGCCGAGCAGACGCAGGCCGAAATCGAGTACGAGCAGGAGGAAGCGCAGCCGCAGGCCGAGCAGGCTCAAAAGGTGTGGTTCGAGCTCTCCACCTTGGCGGAGCGGGTCAGCGCCACGGTCCGCATCGCCACCGAGCGCGCCCAGCACTCCGGCTCGCAGGTACCCTACGCAGGCCAAGACCCAGACCAGCTGCTGCGCCGCGCTGAGTTCGCTGACGAAGAGTACGCCGAAGCACTCGAGGCTGCCGAAGAAGCCGCCGAAAAGCTCGAGACGCTGCGCGAGGAGGTTGCCGAGAAACAAGAGGCCTTCGACGATGCGGAGCGCGAGCACATGGCCCAGGTTCGCGCGATCGCGGATCGCCGCGAAGGCGTGGTGCGTCTGCTCGCGCAGGAAGAGTCGCAGCAGGCGGCGATCATTGCGGCCGAAGAAGAAGTCGCGCGACTGACTGAGCTTTTGGAAGAAACCCGCGCCCGCGCTCGCGCAGCTGAGCAGGAGGCCCGGGAGGCCGCGGAAGCGCTCACGGAGGTAGACACCCAGCGCGCCCCACTCGATGAGGAACACGTGCGTGCCTACACCGAGTCCGACGCCGCCGATAAGCGCTTGGAGCAGCTGCGCGCCGAGCAGCGCGAGCGCGAACGCGCCGTGTTTACGCTCGAGTCCCGCATCGCCACACTTGTCGAGCAGGCACCGCGTCCGCAGGCCGCCGACGCGCTTGTGGATTTCGCCCCGCTCGCCGGGCTGCTACGCGCCGAGGAAGGCATGGACCGGGCGCTTGCCGCAGCCCTCGGCGCACACGCGGAGGCACTCACCGGCGAGGTCAACACTGCTGCCGTGGACCAGCTTGCCGACGCCGCGCGCACCATCGTGATCGACACCAACGGCGGCGCCTCGTGGCGCCTAGAGACGGACGCAAAGGTCGACTGGCTGCTCGACCACGTACGCGTCGACGACTCCGTCCTCGGCCCCGTGACCCGCCTGCTCGTCGACGTAGCAGTCGCGGAGACACTTGAGGCCGCGCGCGAGCTGGTCGCCGAGGATCCGCGCCTGCGCGCCGTGACCCACGACGGGGTGCTTGTCGGCGAGGGCTGGGTCGCCGCCGGGACGGGTACCACGACCGCTGTCGAGGTCACCGCGCAGATCGAGCAGGCCCGCGGCGAGCTTGAGGTGGCACAGGCGCAGCTCGAGGAGCTCTCCGGCACCCTGGAAGGCGCAAAAATCGCGGCCGAGGATGCGCGCGTGACCGCAGCCTCGGCCAAGGCCGCCCTGCGCGAACACGACGCGGAGGCTCAGCGCCTGAGCCGCGACCACGAGCGCCTGGAAAAGCAGTGGCAGGCCAACAGCGGCGAGCACGAGCGTGCCGCCCAGCGCGCCACCGAAGCCGAAGGCCGCCTCGCCGCCCGCCGAGAGGAGCTGGCGCAGACCCGCGACCGGTTGGCCCGCGTAAACGCCGAAGACCAGCCGAGCGAGGAGCCGTCCTCGGCCCAGCGCGACGCCGCCCAGCAGGAGCTCGCCCAGGTCAAGGCGATGGAGATGGAGGCCACGCTTGCCTCGCGCACGGCGCAACAGGAAGCCGAGCAACGCGCCGGCAGGGGAGACGCGCTGCGCAGGCAGGCCGAGCACGAGAAACATGCCAAGGCCCGCCACGACGCGGCGATGCAGAAGCGCCGCGCACAGGCCGAGCTTGCGCAGGCGGTGGCAGAGCAAGGCCGGGACGTGGCCGCCCGGGTCCAGGACGCGCTTGCGCGTGCGGGGGCGGAGAGGGACCGGTGGCAGGCGGGCGTCGCTAAGCTGCAGGCTCAACTCCAGCAAGCCCGCAGCCAGGTCTCGGCGGCGCGGCAGACGCTCAAGCGGCTGACGGAGAGCTCGCACAATTCGGAGATCGCGCAGTCGCAGGCGCAGGTGCGTATCGACGAGGCGGAGAAGAAGATCACCGAATCGCTCGGCATCGCCATCACGGACCTGCTGCGGGACTACACGCCGGGCGAGGACTTCGACCAGGCGTCGGAAAAGGCCCGCCTGGCGCAGGCGGAGAAGGACCTGCGCGCCCTCGGCAAGGTCAATCCACTCGCGCTCGAGGAGTTCAAGGCGTTGGAAGAGCGCTACGCGTTTTTGTCCACGCAGCTCGATGATGTGATTCAGGCGCGCGAGGACTTGATCGGCGTGATCAACGACGTGGACGGGCAGATCCTCCAACTGTTCACCGATGCCTGGAAAGACGTCGAAGCCGAGTTCCCTCGCGTCTTCCACACGCTCTTCCCAGGCGGCGAGGCTCGCCTCATCCTCACCGAACCCGACGACATGCTCGCCACCGGCATCGAGATCGAGGCCCGCCCGCCCGGCAAGAAAGTCAAGCGCCTGTCCTTGCTTTCCGGGGGCGAGAAGTCGCTCACCGCGCTCGCGTTCCTCGTGGCGATCTTTCGCGCGCGCCCGAGTCCCTTCTACGTGCTCGACGAGGTCGAGGCCGCGCTTGACGACGTCAACCTCCGCCGCCTCATCGCCCTCCTCAAAGAACTGCGAGAGGACTCGCAGCTGATCGTGATCACGCACCAGAAGCCCACGATGGACGTGGCGAACGTGCTCTACGGCGTGACCATGCGCGGCGACGGCGTGACCCGCGTGCTTTCGCAGCGCATGCAGCCGGCGGCTGACTAA
- a CDS encoding acylphosphatase, with protein sequence MTEHTDNTRVRLTAHVHGHVQGVGFRWWTRSRALELGLNGYAKNLADGRVEVVAEGTREQTDALLALLREEQTTTRRPGRVDFVGAQYGEPRGASGFDER encoded by the coding sequence ATGACCGAACACACTGACAACACACGAGTACGTCTCACCGCCCACGTCCATGGACACGTCCAGGGCGTGGGTTTTCGTTGGTGGACCCGCTCCCGCGCCCTCGAGCTGGGGCTGAACGGGTACGCCAAGAACCTGGCTGACGGCCGCGTCGAGGTCGTCGCCGAGGGCACCCGCGAGCAGACGGACGCGCTGCTTGCGCTGCTGCGCGAGGAACAGACGACGACGCGGCGGCCCGGCCGGGTCGACTTCGTCGGCGCACAATACGGCGAGCCCCGCGGTGCCTCCGGTTTCGACGAACGCTAA
- a CDS encoding alanine/glycine:cation symporter family protein, with the protein MDSATSFVNDTLNGVIWEIVPWLLLAAGVYFGLRTIFVQVRLLPEMFKAVTEKPQGKDRHGRDLDEEYGGISAFKAFTISAASRVGTGNIAGVALAISVGGPGAVFWMWIIAIVGGATAFVESTLAQLWKTKDQDGNYHGGPAYYMTRGLNWRPLAIIFAVALSLTYGFVFNAIQTNSIVEAVGGSLQTDSMTLKVIVAAVLATLTALIIFGGVTRIASATQIIVPFMATAYILIGLVVVIMNISEVPGMISLIVGHALGLQQVAGATVGAAFAFGMRRGLFSNEAGQGSAPNAAATATVSHPVKQGLVQTLGVYFDTLVVCTITAFIVLLGPAVNYGMDDIQGAALTQSALADSVGAWGAHAITFILFFLAFSSVIGNYYLAQANVEYLTSSKTVMTIFRLGVIGFVIFGAFGSLPLVWALGDTMAGTMAIINIIAIVPLGGVAFKLLRNFSEQRTKGLDPVFHRDMLPELKNVEFWDGSDPVTRRSVEDLKVAGRPDK; encoded by the coding sequence ATGGATTCCGCAACTTCCTTTGTGAACGACACGCTCAACGGCGTGATCTGGGAAATCGTTCCCTGGCTGCTGCTCGCAGCCGGTGTGTACTTCGGCCTTCGCACCATCTTCGTACAGGTCCGTCTCCTGCCCGAGATGTTCAAGGCTGTCACTGAAAAGCCTCAGGGCAAGGACCGCCATGGCCGTGACCTGGACGAGGAATACGGCGGCATTTCCGCGTTCAAAGCCTTCACGATCTCGGCTGCTTCGCGCGTGGGCACCGGCAACATCGCCGGTGTGGCGTTGGCCATCTCCGTGGGCGGCCCGGGCGCTGTGTTCTGGATGTGGATCATCGCCATCGTCGGTGGCGCCACCGCGTTCGTCGAGTCCACGCTGGCGCAGCTCTGGAAGACGAAAGACCAGGACGGCAACTACCACGGTGGGCCCGCCTACTACATGACGCGCGGGTTGAACTGGCGCCCGCTCGCCATCATCTTCGCCGTTGCCCTGTCGCTGACCTACGGCTTTGTGTTCAACGCCATCCAGACCAACTCGATTGTTGAGGCAGTCGGTGGCTCCCTGCAGACCGACTCGATGACCCTGAAGGTGATCGTCGCCGCCGTGCTCGCCACGCTGACCGCCCTGATCATCTTCGGCGGCGTGACCCGCATCGCCAGCGCCACGCAGATCATCGTGCCGTTCATGGCGACCGCCTACATCCTCATTGGCCTTGTCGTGGTCATCATGAACATCTCCGAGGTTCCGGGCATGATCAGCCTGATTGTCGGCCATGCGCTCGGCCTGCAGCAGGTCGCTGGTGCCACGGTGGGTGCAGCCTTCGCCTTCGGCATGCGCCGTGGCCTGTTCTCCAACGAGGCCGGCCAGGGCTCCGCTCCGAACGCCGCGGCAACCGCAACCGTGTCCCACCCGGTCAAGCAGGGGCTGGTGCAGACCCTCGGCGTGTACTTCGACACGCTCGTGGTCTGCACCATCACCGCGTTTATCGTGCTGCTCGGCCCGGCGGTGAACTACGGCATGGACGACATCCAGGGCGCTGCGCTGACCCAATCCGCGCTGGCGGACTCCGTCGGTGCCTGGGGCGCGCACGCGATCACGTTCATCCTCTTCTTCCTCGCGTTTTCCTCCGTGATTGGTAACTACTACCTTGCGCAGGCCAACGTGGAGTACCTCACCAGCTCCAAGACTGTCATGACCATCTTCCGCCTCGGCGTGATCGGTTTTGTCATCTTCGGTGCCTTCGGCTCCCTGCCGCTGGTGTGGGCACTCGGCGACACGATGGCAGGCACCATGGCGATCATCAACATCATCGCGATCGTGCCGCTGGGCGGCGTGGCCTTCAAGCTGCTGCGCAACTTCAGCGAGCAGCGCACCAAGGGCCTCGACCCTGTCTTCCACCGCGATATGCTGCCGGAGCTGAAAAACGTGGAGTTCTGGGATGGCTCCGACCCGGTCACCCGCCGCAGCGTCGAGGATTTGAAGGTTGCAGGCCGTCCGGACAAGTAA
- the mutM gene encoding bifunctional DNA-formamidopyrimidine glycosylase/DNA-(apurinic or apyrimidinic site) lyase has translation MPELPEVEVVRRGLETHLVGRTFDTVDVLHPRAVRGNTEDLAQLLPGKRITGTGRRGKYLWLTLDDGAALVVHLRMSGQMLVGPPGGVQSPHVRIRALLGEVQLDFVDQRTFGMWQYAPFDGEVPAPVAHIARDPFDPHFDLTATARVMRTRRSALKTVLLNQELVSGIGSIYADEAMWAARVKPWRTARALRQRDAVSVLVHARAVMERALAEGGTSFDSLYVNVNGASGYFSRSLNAYGQAGTPCARCGTEIAKRVVGGRSCYFCPVCQVL, from the coding sequence GTGCCGGAGCTACCCGAGGTAGAGGTGGTGCGCCGCGGCCTAGAGACACACCTGGTGGGGCGCACCTTTGACACCGTTGACGTGCTGCACCCGCGCGCGGTGCGCGGCAACACCGAAGATCTTGCTCAGCTCTTGCCGGGCAAAAGGATTACTGGGACTGGCAGGCGCGGCAAGTACCTGTGGCTTACGCTTGACGACGGTGCCGCGCTCGTCGTCCACCTACGCATGAGCGGGCAGATGCTCGTCGGACCACCCGGCGGGGTGCAAAGCCCACACGTGCGCATCCGCGCCTTACTCGGGGAGGTGCAGCTGGACTTTGTGGACCAGCGCACCTTCGGCATGTGGCAGTACGCGCCTTTTGACGGCGAGGTACCCGCCCCGGTCGCCCACATTGCGCGCGACCCCTTCGACCCGCACTTCGATCTCACCGCCACCGCGCGGGTAATGCGCACGAGGCGCTCGGCGTTAAAGACGGTGCTACTGAACCAGGAGCTGGTTAGCGGAATCGGCTCGATCTATGCCGACGAGGCGATGTGGGCTGCGCGCGTGAAACCGTGGCGCACGGCGCGCGCGCTGCGTCAGCGCGACGCCGTCTCGGTGTTGGTCCACGCGCGCGCGGTGATGGAACGCGCCCTTGCAGAAGGCGGGACGAGTTTCGATTCGCTCTACGTCAACGTCAACGGTGCCTCCGGCTATTTCTCCCGCTCGCTTAACGCCTACGGGCAGGCGGGCACGCCGTGTGCGCGCTGCGGCACTGAGATTGCAAAGCGCGTGGTCGGCGGGCGCTCCTGCTACTTCTGCCCGGTCTGCCAGGTCCTCTAG
- the rnc gene encoding ribonuclease III, protein MSRSKKKRISNEQAWQEAFTAVDHQPLLDRIGVQLGERELRHALTHRSFANEHGTLPNNERLEFLGDAVLGLTVATKLFQLYPSRPESDLSPMRASIVSRYGLADVAREINLGEHVLLGRGEELGGGRDKDSILADTTEALLGAIYLAHGFERARDVILELFDEKLRGATASSAHRDWKTSLQERLAELGAQVADYSSTSTGPDHQKLFTCEVVSGDTLLGSGRGTAKKLAEQEAARAAMRFLHDHPERVAGNAEGL, encoded by the coding sequence GTGAGCCGCTCGAAGAAGAAGCGGATTTCCAACGAGCAAGCCTGGCAGGAGGCTTTTACCGCCGTCGACCACCAGCCCCTGTTGGACCGCATTGGTGTGCAGCTGGGAGAAAGAGAGCTGCGGCATGCGCTGACGCACCGCTCTTTTGCCAACGAGCACGGCACCCTGCCGAACAATGAGCGCCTCGAGTTCCTGGGCGATGCGGTGCTCGGACTCACCGTGGCGACGAAGCTCTTTCAGCTCTACCCCTCGCGGCCCGAGTCGGACCTTTCACCCATGCGCGCGTCGATCGTGTCTCGCTACGGGCTTGCCGACGTTGCCCGCGAGATCAACCTCGGCGAGCACGTCCTGCTGGGCCGGGGTGAGGAGCTCGGCGGGGGACGGGACAAGGACTCGATCCTGGCTGATACGACCGAGGCGCTCCTCGGCGCGATCTACCTTGCCCACGGCTTTGAGCGCGCCCGCGACGTCATTCTCGAGCTCTTCGACGAGAAGCTCCGCGGAGCTACCGCTTCGAGCGCGCACCGCGACTGGAAGACCTCGCTGCAGGAGCGGCTTGCCGAGTTGGGCGCGCAGGTGGCGGATTATTCTTCGACCTCCACCGGCCCCGACCACCAGAAGCTGTTCACCTGCGAGGTGGTCTCGGGAGATACCCTGCTGGGGAGCGGCCGTGGTACTGCAAAGAAACTCGCGGAGCAGGAAGCAGCACGCGCGGCGATGCGCTTTTTGCACGACCACCCGGAACGGGTCGCCGGTAACGCCGAGGGGCTTTAA
- a CDS encoding YceD family protein, which yields MATNPFIINVAEALHGDGMPVTVHRTGESPSRIGPEMIAIPQGQPVELEATITPLGAGVLVDASVTAQLEGQCVRCLKTLTPTRTLSISQVFEAEDGFIVGDEETDEDKGSGDEIRRIENETVDVEQAFVDEAGLTLPFNPVCEPECAGDTDVPAPDGVSGEENNLVDPRWADLEKFL from the coding sequence ATGGCTACGAATCCTTTCATTATTAATGTCGCCGAAGCATTGCACGGCGACGGCATGCCAGTGACCGTCCACCGCACCGGCGAAAGCCCCTCGCGGATCGGCCCCGAGATGATCGCCATCCCGCAGGGCCAGCCGGTCGAGCTGGAGGCAACCATTACCCCGCTGGGCGCGGGCGTGCTTGTTGACGCCTCGGTGACCGCCCAGCTCGAAGGTCAGTGCGTGCGCTGCCTGAAAACGCTCACGCCCACCCGCACGTTGTCCATCTCCCAGGTTTTTGAGGCCGAGGACGGCTTCATCGTCGGCGACGAGGAGACCGATGAGGACAAGGGCTCGGGCGATGAGATCCGCCGGATCGAAAACGAGACGGTGGACGTGGAGCAGGCGTTTGTGGACGAGGCGGGGCTGACCCTGCCGTTTAACCCGGTCTGCGAACCCGAGTGCGCGGGCGACACCGACGTCCCGGCCCCCGACGGGGTCTCGGGCGAGGAGAATAACCTGGTCGACCCGCGGTGGGCGGACCTGGAGAAGTTCCTGTGA
- a CDS encoding DivIVA domain-containing protein yields the protein MYRVFEALDELVETVEAAMGVPMTSNCMVPRSEMLTLLDDIREALPDEIDDAQDVLDNQDEILRGAEDRADQLVGDAEAEAKQLVDDAHAQADSVLHDAQAQATALLSRSEEDADRMVADAREEADTALNAAHSEAERLVEDGKQQYQRSVDEGLAQQEHLISESEVMRRADEEAHRLVENAHSESSRLRRECDEYVDSKLAEFEDALSSVLRTVASDRSALRRGAGVAGAAGESGGRRNERQEQTGHYEPRRYPRRSRGEQRDQY from the coding sequence ATGTATCGCGTTTTTGAAGCACTAGATGAGCTCGTTGAAACCGTCGAGGCCGCAATGGGCGTGCCCATGACTTCGAACTGCATGGTCCCGCGCAGCGAGATGCTCACGCTTCTCGACGATATCCGGGAGGCCCTGCCCGACGAGATCGACGACGCGCAGGACGTCCTGGATAACCAGGACGAGATCCTGCGGGGTGCCGAGGACCGCGCCGACCAGCTGGTCGGCGATGCGGAGGCCGAGGCCAAGCAGCTTGTCGACGACGCGCACGCGCAGGCCGATTCCGTACTGCACGATGCGCAGGCGCAGGCCACCGCGCTGCTTTCGCGTTCCGAGGAGGACGCCGACCGTATGGTCGCCGACGCGCGCGAGGAAGCCGACACTGCTCTCAATGCCGCCCACAGCGAGGCGGAGCGCTTGGTGGAGGACGGCAAGCAGCAGTACCAGCGCTCTGTGGATGAGGGGCTGGCCCAGCAGGAGCACCTCATTTCCGAATCCGAGGTGATGCGCCGCGCAGACGAGGAGGCGCACCGCCTGGTGGAAAATGCGCACTCTGAATCCTCCCGCCTGCGCCGCGAATGCGACGAGTACGTCGACTCCAAGTTGGCCGAGTTTGAGGATGCGCTGTCTTCGGTCCTGCGCACCGTGGCCTCTGACCGTTCCGCGCTGCGCCGCGGTGCCGGAGTTGCAGGTGCGGCGGGCGAGTCCGGCGGGCGTCGCAACGAGCGTCAGGAGCAGACCGGCCACTACGAACCGCGCCGCTACCCGCGCCGTTCCCGCGGCGAGCAGCGAGATCAGTACTAG
- the gdhA gene encoding NADP-specific glutamate dehydrogenase, whose product MSSIEQEVAGYYDKLLQRNAGEPEFHQAVAEVLDSLKIVLGKDPHYADYGLIERLCEPERQIIFRVPWMDDNNQIRVNRGFRVQFNSALGPYKGGLRFHPSVNLGIIKFLGFEQIFKNSLTGLPIGGGKGGSDFDPKGRSEGEIMRFCQSFMTELWRHIGEYRDVPAGDIGVGGREIGFLFGQYRRLANQHESGVLTGKGLTWGGSLVRTEATGYGCVYFTEEMMKAKGESLDGANVIVSGSGNVAIYAIQKAQELGATVVGFSDSSGWVNTPNGVDVELLHDIKEVRRARVSDYAKEAEGATYHEDGSIWDLKADVALPCATQNELHGEHAKTLVSNGVKYVAEGANMPSTAEAIEVFRENKVSFGPGKAANAGGVATSALEMQQNASRDSWTFDYTDGRLHQIMSGIFNVTASTAEEYDRAGDYVVGANIAGFKKVADAMLAQGVV is encoded by the coding sequence ATGAGCTCGATCGAACAAGAGGTAGCCGGCTATTACGACAAGCTGTTGCAGCGCAACGCTGGAGAGCCTGAGTTCCACCAGGCCGTCGCCGAGGTGCTGGACTCGCTGAAGATTGTCCTGGGCAAGGACCCGCACTACGCCGACTACGGTCTGATCGAGCGCCTCTGCGAGCCCGAGCGTCAGATCATCTTCCGCGTGCCGTGGATGGATGACAACAACCAGATCCGCGTCAACCGTGGCTTCCGCGTCCAGTTCAACTCCGCGCTCGGCCCCTACAAGGGTGGCCTGCGCTTCCACCCGAGCGTGAACCTGGGCATCATCAAGTTCCTGGGCTTCGAGCAGATCTTCAAGAACTCGCTCACCGGCCTGCCCATCGGCGGCGGCAAGGGCGGCTCGGACTTCGACCCGAAGGGGAGGTCCGAGGGTGAAATCATGCGCTTTTGCCAGTCCTTTATGACCGAGCTGTGGCGCCACATCGGCGAGTACCGCGATGTGCCTGCCGGTGACATCGGCGTCGGCGGCCGCGAGATCGGCTTCCTCTTCGGCCAGTACCGTCGCCTAGCCAACCAGCACGAGTCTGGTGTCCTCACCGGCAAAGGCCTGACCTGGGGCGGTTCGCTGGTGCGCACCGAGGCCACCGGCTACGGATGTGTCTACTTCACCGAGGAGATGATGAAGGCCAAGGGCGAGTCCCTCGACGGCGCAAACGTCATCGTCTCCGGTTCTGGCAACGTGGCCATCTACGCTATCCAGAAGGCACAGGAGCTCGGCGCAACCGTGGTGGGCTTCTCCGACTCCTCCGGCTGGGTGAACACCCCCAACGGCGTGGACGTCGAGCTGCTGCACGACATCAAGGAAGTGCGCCGCGCCCGCGTGTCCGACTACGCCAAGGAAGCAGAGGGCGCGACCTACCACGAGGATGGCTCCATCTGGGATCTCAAGGCCGACGTCGCCCTGCCGTGCGCCACCCAGAACGAGCTTCACGGCGAGCACGCCAAGACCCTGGTGTCCAACGGCGTGAAGTACGTCGCCGAGGGCGCGAACATGCCGTCGACCGCAGAGGCTATCGAGGTCTTCCGCGAGAACAAGGTTTCCTTCGGCCCGGGCAAGGCTGCCAACGCAGGTGGTGTGGCTACCTCCGCGCTGGAGATGCAGCAGAACGCTTCGCGCGATTCCTGGACCTTTGACTACACCGATGGTCGCCTGCACCAGATCATGTCCGGCATCTTCAACGTCACAGCATCGACCGCGGAGGAGTACGACCGCGCTGGTGACTACGTTGTCGGTGCGAACATAGCCGGCTTTAAGAAGGTCGCCGACGCGATGCTCGCCCAGGGTGTTGTGTAA
- a CDS encoding glycerate kinase translates to MSLITQGTEGAEAPSPRILIAPDSFKGTATAQQAAEWLGEGVRSIIRDAEINLLPMADGGEGTSSLFQGEQITLPTTDAAGRLTEATYTYDAETTTAFIDVAAASGLPAVADRPVPMTGDTYGTGVLIADAETRGATRIVLGLGGSATIDGGTGILVALGANPLDEHGYQLTPGGGSLHKLGDFDTAKVNIPAGSLEWHLLFDVTSPATGPQGAPAVFGPQKGATEEDVAVLDAGLARLCEFAGIDPATPGMGAAGGVAIGITWLSSLLHGTADHVHLQPGARMVAEANGLAGKLGEASLVITGEGRFDAQTATGKVVATVCDLAREIGEQAPTVAVVAGSFDGEPDEGVLAVELEEVVDTREQLIRAGKQAAVAYLNAGAR, encoded by the coding sequence ATGAGCTTGATCACACAAGGTACGGAAGGTGCTGAGGCACCCTCCCCGCGCATCCTGATCGCCCCAGATTCCTTCAAGGGCACCGCCACCGCACAACAGGCTGCCGAGTGGCTCGGCGAGGGCGTGCGCAGCATCATCCGCGACGCGGAAATCAATCTGCTGCCCATGGCCGACGGCGGCGAGGGCACCTCCAGCCTCTTTCAAGGCGAGCAGATCACCCTGCCCACCACAGATGCCGCGGGCCGCCTCACCGAGGCCACCTACACCTACGACGCCGAGACCACCACCGCGTTTATCGACGTCGCCGCCGCCTCCGGTCTCCCCGCCGTCGCCGACCGGCCAGTGCCAATGACCGGCGATACCTACGGCACCGGCGTGCTCATCGCCGACGCCGAGACCCGGGGCGCGACCCGCATTGTGTTAGGGCTCGGCGGTTCCGCCACCATCGACGGCGGCACCGGCATCCTCGTCGCGCTCGGCGCGAACCCACTCGACGAGCACGGCTACCAGCTCACCCCCGGCGGCGGCTCGCTCCACAAGCTCGGCGACTTCGACACCGCCAAAGTCAACATCCCGGCCGGCTCGCTCGAGTGGCACCTGCTTTTCGACGTCACCTCGCCGGCCACCGGCCCGCAGGGCGCGCCTGCCGTCTTCGGTCCGCAGAAGGGCGCAACGGAGGAGGACGTCGCCGTCCTCGATGCAGGCCTTGCCCGCCTCTGCGAGTTTGCCGGCATCGATCCGGCCACCCCGGGCATGGGCGCGGCCGGCGGGGTGGCCATCGGCATTACCTGGCTGTCGAGCCTGCTGCACGGCACCGCCGACCACGTCCACCTGCAGCCCGGCGCGCGCATGGTGGCAGAGGCGAACGGCCTGGCAGGCAAGCTTGGCGAGGCCTCCCTGGTGATTACGGGCGAGGGCCGCTTCGACGCGCAGACCGCCACCGGCAAGGTTGTTGCCACGGTGTGCGACTTGGCCCGCGAGATAGGCGAACAGGCACCGACGGTCGCCGTGGTGGCGGGCAGCTTCGACGGCGAGCCAGACGAGGGGGTCCTCGCCGTGGAGCTCGAAGAGGTAGTAGATACCCGCGAACAGCTGATCCGTGCGGGCAAGCAGGCGGCGGTGGCGTACCTCAACGCCGGCGCGCGCTAG